The nucleotide sequence TATGAGAATTAGGAAAAGAACACTGTTATTTGGTGGTGTTGGCTGTATGGCTTAATCCATTTAGTATGAAAATTACTgaccaggccgggcatggtggctcacgcctgtaatcccagcacttggggaggccaaggcaggcggatcacaaggtcaggagattgagaccacggtgaaaccccgtctctactaaaaataccaaaaattagccgggcccggtggcgggtgcctgtagtcccagctgctggggaggctgaggcaggagaatggcgtgaacgcgggcggtggagcttgcagtgagcagagatagcgccactgcactccagcctgggcgacagagtgagactccgtctcaaaaaaaaaaaaaagaaaattactgaccAATGTTTTATACCTTCAGGTATAAAGGTTCATGCCCTTAACTCCTGAATATAGATGTTTCATCATTAAGTTCGTTTCCCATGTGGATTTGGGGATTTCTGGGGAATACTAAAGAATCCATTCAGTTATCTTGCCTATTATACCCTATATGCTATGGGAAAATGAGCCTTCTGTGAGCCTACAGTATTTATCCCAAGGTCTAGGTCCTTTCTgaaactttccttttatttttagaaataatctaTTCAGTTGTTAAGATTCCTTATTccgggctgggtacagtggctcacacctgtaatcccaacactttgggaggccaaagcaggtggattgcttgagtctaggagttcgagaccagcctaggcaccatagggagaccctgtctcaattaaaaaaaaaaaaaaaaagattccctcTTCCCTATCATTTATTAAGTGTTCACTATGAACTAATCTATTTATATGAATTCTCATCTAAATTCCACTTCCAATCCTATATGATAACTACTATAAACCATTCTTATTTTCCAGATAAATGAGAAGTTTATATGGGgtttagagaaattaagtaacttacccaaggtcacacaattagtAAGTAGCTGAGATGCGATTCGAACCCAGACAGGCTAGCCTCTTTCAGACTCCATACTTCTAATCACTACAATGTTTCCACAATTGCTCCTAAAGTTATATCAAAATAAGAGAGAACCAATCCATTCCTTTTCAGAAAAGTAATGTGAGGGAGTTCCCAAGCCACCCTGTGTGGATGTGGTTAAAATGGACTGAAGGATGGTGATGATcactgcacaacaatgtgaacataCTTAAAGCCACTGAGCTGTGTGCTTCaacattaaaatgattttaaaaaaaaattgtatatctcaccacaatttaaaaagaaaacagggctgggcgcggtggctcacacctgtaatcccagcactttgggaggccgaggcaggcagctcacctgaggtcaggagttcgagaccagcctggccaacatgatgaaaccctgtgtctactaaaaatacaaaattagcccagcgaggtggcacacgcctgtaatcccagctactcaggaggctaaggcagtagaatctcttgacccctggaggtggaggttgcagcgaaccaagattgcacaattgcactccagcctgggcaacaagagtgaaactccagctcaaagaaaaaaaaaaagaaagaaaaagaaaacaggattgGTCTATTTCAACATCAGGGTCCCATTTAATACCCTCTTAAAACATCAGCTTTCCTTCCAGAGACTGACCATTGAGAAAGTAGTACTGCTGACATAGATCCTGCCTACTTATAAATCATAATGGTTGGTAATctccattaaaaagaataaattttcccCATTGTGGTTCAGATGACGAGTTCCAGTTATTACAGAGAAATTTCATGGACAAGTACTACCTGGAGTTTGAAGACACAGAAGAGAATAAACTCACCTACACACCTATTTTTAATGAATACGTAAGTAGATTTCTATGTCTCCTACCAGGAggtcagagttttaaaaatttaaatttagaatcAAAAGACATTGAaatttgctgctttttaaaatatgccacCAGTACACTGCCAGGAATCCTCGTTAGAATCTGGTTTAAGTTCATTTTCCTCTGCACAGCCTTTGGGGCTATTTTCCAAAAGGCTTTCAGGCAAATATTTGATTAGCTCATCAGCTTCGTATTTAAaagaagtttgaggccaggcgtggtggctcaagcctgtaatcccagcactttgggaggccgagacgggcagatcacgaggtcaggagatcaagaccatcctggctaacacggtgaaaccccatctctactaaaaaatacaaaaaactagccgggcgaggtggcaggtgcctgtagtcccagctactcaggaggctgaggcaggagaatggtgtaaacccaggaggcggagcttgcagtgagccgagatccggccactgcactccagcctgggcaacagagcgagactccgtctcaaaaaaaaaaagtttgacctGGGCTTGGtagcacacctgtagtgccagctatttgggaggctgaggtggaagaatcacttgcgctcaggagtttgagaccagcctgggcaacaaagtaagacctctttatctaaaaaaataatataataaatataataaatgaagtTTGGCTTATCATAGTCCTGCTTTCAATCACAGTACATGAGTTTTTCATACCTTGCATTTGCATGCTTTTGACAAACCTTTCTGCTTTCAcatactctttctttcttctatataATCCAGTCATATATGCATGACTATTAAGTAAAAGTGAAAACTGAGACCAAGATCACTAACTATTTGGTGGAAAAACCAAGACTGGAACCCAGGAACCTCAGTTCGTCACCCTTGGGTCTCTACACTTTACCCTGAGGCTTCTTGCAGCCCTCTGGGATTCTGTCATCTAAGAATCCATTTCAGCCTCCAagactttattttcttaacacaGAAGCATGACATAAACAAACCTGCCCAGAGGGAACCTGTGACTGCCTCCATGTCCATATGTTCTGTTTACACAGATGCCCTCTACCCAGGAGGCAAAGCCTCCATTTATTGCATCCTGCACTGGGTTGTGGGTGTGGGCACTGTGCTACTCACTGTCTCCACCTGTGTCAGAGCATTCACCCTGCTACAGCATCATTATCAGCTAATGCTTCTCTTCCACACCAGGCTGAGTCCTTCTCCAGGACAGGGGCTGTGTTTTGGTCCTCTTTGGTATCCTTGGCACTCAGTGTAGATTGTGGCACACAGACCTCAGGAAATGTTTAGGAAGGGCTGGAGGGCAGGCTTTCTGAAAAGAAGTCTTGTTTTCCCAAAGTGTGGTCTCACCAAAATCCTCTCCACTGTTGCAGATTTCTTTggtagaaaaatatattgaagaaCAGCTGCTGCAGCGGATTCCTGGGTTCAACATGGCAGCTTTCACCACAACATTACAGTGAGTTGACCttgactgatttttgtgttttgttttctcactttcttccttccctaGGCTGACCAAAAGACCctcttgttttgtttgctttcctGTGCATGCCCTTGGTGATTAGGTCCTGTGTAGGAAGCCCTCAAACCTTTTAATGAAATCTTGAAAAgaccaggcagtggctcacacttgtattctcagtgctttgggaggccaagggaggaggttcacttgagcccaggagttcaagaccagcctgggcaacatagtgaggccccaactctacaaaaaataaattagttaggtgtggtgtTGCATACCTGTcggcctagctactcaggaggctgagactggaggatcccttgagcccaggagttcaaggctacagtgagctataattgcacccctgtactcctgcctgggtgacagagcaagaactagtctcttaaaaaaaaaaaaaaatgcagggggtggggctggggtgagggaaagaaaaacaaaagcaatcttGAGGACTGTCTCATCATTCATTCACAAAACAGCCGTCTGTTCCATTTGCAGGCACCATAAGGATGAAGTGGCTGGTGACATATTCGACATGCTGCTCACTTTCACAGATTTTCTggcttttaaagaaatgtttttggACTACAGAGCAGTAAGTTACTACTGCCTATTTATTTAGCCACTTTGAGCCACTTAGAAAGTTCCAGGTAGAAATACCGAACACAAACCTCCCACGCTTCCCCCATCATTCTCCCTTCAAACTGGCCAGTATCAGTCCAGCAGCTGATGAGGCATCAGAAGAGTGAGCtgctattctactgtggctgggACCTTCTCATGTTTTCATGAAAGAAGCCCCAGGTACCATCTCAGAGTTCCTAATCAGAAGgacaaaacccaaaaagcagGTCTCAGGTCTCATTCTGctttgcctttcctttttttctttgagacagagttttgctcttgtcacccaggctggagtgcagtggcacgatcttggctcactggaaattctgcctccccggttcaagcgattctcctgcctcagcctcctgagtagctggtactacaggcacctgccaccatgcccagctaatttttgtatttttagtagagatagggtttcaccaggttggccaggctggtctcaaactcctgaagcatggtccacctcggcctcccaaagtgttgggattacaggtgtgagccaccgcacctggccctgcctTGCTTTTCTTACAATGCAAGCTCTTTATAAGAAAAATAGGAGACTGGGTATGgtaactcacacctataatcccagcactttgggaagccgaggcaggcagatggcttgagctcaggagtttgagaccagccaaggcaatatggcaaaaccctatctctatgaaaaatacaaaaattagcttggtgtgctggtgtgcacctatagtctcagtcagctacctggggggctgggtgggaggaccgcttgagcccagaaggttgagactgccgtgagctgtgattgccccactgcaatccagcctgggtgacagagtcggaccctgtgtcaaaaaaaaagaaaagagaaagaaatggtgttgggtatggtggtgcatgcctgtagtcccagctacttggaaggctgaggcaggagaatcacttgagcctaggagtttggggCTGTGTTGCACAGCACtgatgcctgtgaatagccactgcacttcagcctgggcaacatagcaagacccccatctaaaaaaaaaaaaaaagaaagaaaaatgttttccagtgAAGGGAGGTACATTTTAAGAGTGCACTTTAAGAATGACCAGGgccaggctggacacagtggctcatacttacagttccagcactttgggaggccaaggcaggagaatcactcaagcccaggagttcaagaccagcctaagtgACATaccaagaccctatctctacaaaaataaaaataaaaaagttagccagctgtagtggtgcacacctgtagtcctagctactcaggaggctgaggcaggaggaccatttgagcccaggaattccaggcagcagttagctatgatcaagccactatactccagcctgggtgacagagcaagaccctacctctttaaaaataataataataaaaaattaagactaGGGCAGGTCAGTATTGAGCAGAAATGCAGAATAACCAATAACCTGTGTTCCCTTCCTATGTACTGTGGAGGTCCACGTTCCCACCTTCAGCTCTGCCTTCGCCATGTCAGAGGCAAGATTCCAAGCCAGGGCTCTTTCTGGCCCTTCCTTTTGGTTGTTTTCTCATATAGGAAAAAGAAGGCCGAGGACTGGACTTAAGCAGTGGCTTAGTGGTGACTTCGTTGTGCAAATCATCTTCTGTGTCAGCTTCCCAGAACAATCTGCGGCACTAGGTCCTACCTCCAGCCAATGAATGGGATCATTCTGGATGTCACCAGCCCCATAGGCCCAGCTCATGATGGCAGAACACATCTTGGAAAGACTGACTCTGTTATGTAACTCATTTATGTTAAGTATTGATAGGTCAAAACCAAAAAGACCTAACCCTCCTGGACCTATTGCTCCTGAAACACCTTCTTGTATTCATTAACCATAGTACTCCTCCCCTCCTCAAGTAGACACCTCTCTCAGGAGCTTCTGGGTCAGACGCCTCTGGAGCGAGCCCATGTCAAGCACTCCCCCTGGGGGCTCCTTCCCCAGCATACCTGCTGGTGTGTAAGTGTGGACTAACCCACCGCCACCACCCTCTGTTCCAGCAGCCTCTGCATGAATCTTTGTGCACTCGCACCTCTTTTTCACATGGGCCACAGTTTCAGTACTTCAGCCGCAGTGGGGTTCCTGATGTTTATCTAGGGTGTTACTCAAGCCCAGCTTGAGATTTCGGAATCTCCTGTGATCACATCTTGTCTTGGCTGTaggaatcaaaagaaagagataTCCTCTACATAAAAGCTCCATGTGAAAAGCTACTCCTAGTCTTAACATTTGCAGTCCTTGTGTCACTGTCTTCTGGTCCTGATGTAGTCCCACTGTTTCTAGATGTCTCTTTTTagcattatttttggaaaaaaaaatatttttatagatgaataCTCAGGCTAACCTAGTGGATGTGATCTTGGAACTTCCATGATTATCCACTTAAAGATCAAAGTATTATATGCTGTGTGCTTTTTAGGTGTTAGTACTGTGAAAGCAAAAACGCTTTCTACATTGGCATTCGTTCCTATTTTACTGGGCACCTATGAATGTATGCTGTGTGCTAGAAATAGGCTAAAACATTCTTATAGCATGTTAGTATGTTTGCATGTTTGCTGAAAATCCTTTCTGTGTAAACAAGTTTGTAAGGTTCTCTGGGTTAGGTAGGGACTCTGCAGTTTCTTCCTGTCAAAATATCTCTTACTAAGATGATGTTCCACTGTCCAGCCCAGCATGAGTAGCAGGTAGGGCACAGCTTTACTGGCTGTTTGTATGCTTTGGTTCAGTGCAATGTGTGGTAGATTACTTACCAGAAAACATATATGTCATCTCtagaatgaagaaaaagcataGTAGTTCAATTCCCAGTGTGtccctttgatttttttaatagtaaaaagaaTCTGTACTGACTTTTCACTTGGCCATTCTGGTTTTAAAGGACAAGCTATAAGCTTTACATAAGCTCTGTTTTTCTGTACTGATGTGTCACTTATTAAATACTTTTGTACCATGAGTAAAATTTGAGGTGTTTTGCAAGAACCACCATTCTCAATGAGTCATACTCTTTCTTTAACGTAGCTACTGCCATCAGGTTATTATtgctttggtcttttttttttggcggggggggggcggctagtcaagtgaagcagtgggagtagagaaggaacaaagaaatctgcCTGCCACTGGTTGTGATCTATTAGTTataaacaccactgcactcgcACCAGCCCCCTTTGGCCCCTTAAAATCACTCTCAGAGCCAGCTTTTCAAAATACCACCTCTCCTGGGCTTGCTTTTTCCCTTGCTTTGTCTATAAATGGGACTGTCCACCTCAGCCCAGGCATGTTGGGGGCACTTGCTAAGACCTGTGGACCAGCCTGCCTGCTTGAGAAAAAGCCAGTGGACAAGTCCAGAGATTAAATGATGAAAAAACGACGATAAAGGCAAATTGGTTTTtcaccctgtcttttttttttttgtcttttttggggggggggatggagttttgtttttgttgcccaggctggagtgcaatggtgcaatctctgctcactgcaaccctcgcctcctgagttccagtgattctgctgcctcagcctcccaagcagccgggattataggtgtccaccaccatgcccagctaatttttgtatttttagtagagacagggtttcaccatgttggtcaggctggtcttgaactcctgacctcaggtgatccacccgcctcccaaagtgctgggatcacaggtgtgagccaccatgcctggctggtttttcaCCCTTTCTACTCAGTAAAAAGGAGGCAAGTCTGTTGTCACTTAATATTATAAGTAGacattctgatttattttaaaataaactagcaGCCTGTCTCTCCATCCACAGACACTTAGACTGTGATGTCAGGTGCCACCTTTGATGGGGCTCCCACCTGGCCTGGGGTGAGGAAGCCCCAGTCCTCTTGCTTAGGACTCCTCCCCAATGAGGAGCAATAGTCACGTGAACTGCTGAGCCTTAGCATTGACTGAACGCCTTTAATGTTCCCCCGAAACAGGCTTTTTGATTCATGTCGGAAACATAAGAGGGGTGAGCTCTCCAACTTGCCTGCGATGTTGTTTTGCATTTAAGTGCATTGTCCTTCCTTAAAACCAAACTCTTATAACTTACTCCTGGAAGGACTAATTTATTATTCAAACTCGGAGAGACTTGAGAGTAAAAAGTGATGCTATTAATATTTAtaccagggccaggtgtggtggctcacacctataatctcagcactttgggaggctgaggcaggaggatcacttgaagctgggagtttTACGACAAGCCTGAGCAATAATAGCGAGACCcagtgtctaccaaaaaaaaatcagccaggtgcggtggctcacgcctgtaatcccagcacttcgggaggccgaggcaggcggatcacgaggtcaggagattgagaccatcctggctaacacggtgaaacccatctctactaaaaacacaaaaaattagccgagtgtggtggcacgcgcctgtagtcccagctatttgggaggctgaggcaggagaatcgcttgaacccgggaggcagagcttgcagtgagccaagatcacaccactgccctccagcctgggtgtcaaagcgagactccgtctcaaaaaaaaaaaaaaaaaaaaaaattagctgggcatggtggcatgcacctgtagtccaagctactgaggaggttgaggtgggaggattgcttaagcctgggcagtcaaggctgcagtgagctgtggttgtggcactgtactccaacctgggcaacagagcaagaccctgtctctttaaaaaaaaaaatggccgggcgcggtggctcatatctttaattccagcactttgctaggctaaggcgggtggatcatgaggtcaggagattgagaccatcctggctaacatggtgaaaccccatctctactaaaaatgcaaaaaatcagctgggtgtggtggtgctcacctgtagtctcagctactcgggatgctaaggcagaagaatcgcttgaacccaggacgtagaggttgcattgagctgagatcatgccactgcactccagtctgggtgacagagcgagactccatctccaaaaaaaaaaaaaaaaaattataccaggACAACAACAGCACAAACTGGGCTTGTCCCAGGTGGACTGGGACATAGGTACTGGATTTAATCCCCCATCCCTGAGTAACAGAGTAGCTCATCTGCAACTGTTTGAACTTAGTTACATTTTAattctcaacttttaaaaaggGACCAGAGGCTGGgggccgtggctcatgcctataatcccagcactttgataagccgaggcggggagatcacctgaggtcaggagttagagaccagcctggccaacatggtgaaaccctgtctctactaaaaatacaaaaattagccagccgtggtggtgcacacctgtaattgcagctacttgggaggctgaggtgggagaatctcttgaacccaggagggggaggttgcagtgagccaagattgtgccattgcagtccagcctgggtgctagagtgagactccatctccaaaaaataaaaataaaagaacaaataaaaagggTACAGAGGGTGCCTAGAAATGCTTTTACCTTATTGTTCAGAGAACGTTG is from Macaca fascicularis isolate 582-1 chromosome 20, T2T-MFA8v1.1 and encodes:
- the ARL2BP gene encoding ADP-ribosylation factor-like protein 2-binding protein isoform X1, whose protein sequence is MDALEEESFALSFSSASDAEFDAVVGYLEDIIMDDEFQLLQRNFMDKYYLEFEDTEENKLTYTPIFNEYISLVEKYIEEQLLQRIPGFNMAAFTTTLQHHKDEVAGDIFDMLLTFTDFLAFKEMFLDYRAVHVPTFSSAFAMSEARFQARALSGPSFWLFSHIGKRRPRTGLKQWLSGDFVVQIIFCVSFPEQSAALGPTSSQ
- the ARL2BP gene encoding ADP-ribosylation factor-like protein 2-binding protein isoform X2, whose product is MDALEEESFALSFSSASDAEFDAVVGYLEDIIMDDEFQLLQRNFMDKYYLEFEDTEENKLTYTPIFNEYISLVEKYIEEQLLQRIPGFNMAAFTTTLQHHKDEVAGDIFDMLLTFTDFLAFKEMFLDYRAEKEGRGLDLSSGLVVTSLCKSSSVSASQNNLRH